The sequence ATCCTGGAAGTGGCGCACGTCTCCAAGCGGTTCCACATGGGCGGCATCCTGTCCCGGCGCTACGTCGAGGCGGTGACCGACGCCAGCTTCGCGATCGAGGAGCGGCAGCCGGAGGTGTTCACGATCGTCGGCGAGTCGGGCTCCGGCAAGACCACGCTGGCGCGCATGATGCTGGGGCTGGAGGCCCCCACCACGGGCGAGATCCGGCTGTCGGGACGCAGCATGGCGGACCGCCGCGGCCGCGCGGCGCGGATCGAGTTCATGCGCCACGCGCAGCCGGTGTTCCAGAACCCGTTCGAGGCGTTCAACCCGCTCAAGCGGGTGGACCGCTACCTGGAGGCCAGTGCCCGCGTGTTGCTCGGCGCGAGCGGCCGGGAGGCCGTCGACGCCGCCATGGACGAGGCGCTGCACAAGGTGGGCCTCAGCCTGGCAGAGGTGCGCGGGCGCTACGCCCACGAACTCTCCGGCGGCCAGTTGCAGCGCGTCGCGATCGCGCGGGCGCTGATCCCCAACCCGGAGGTCCTGGTCGCCGACGAGCCGGTGTCGATGGTGGACGCCTCGCTGCGCATGTCGATCGTCAACCTGCTGCGCGACCTGCGCGACACCCTGAACGTGACGGTGATCTACATCACCCACGACCTGGCCACCGCGTACTACATCTCGGACCGCATCATCATCATGCAGCAAGGCTACATCGTGGAAATGGGCCCGGCGCAGGCGGTGCTGGAGTCGCCGGAGCATCCGTACGCGCGGCTGCTGAAGGAGTCGGTGCTGCCGGTGGACGACCCGGGCGCCGGGCGCGTGCAGGCCCCGGACCGCAGCCTGGCCCTGGCGGCCGCGGAGCAATCCGGCAGCGGTAAGCTGGTGGCGCGTGCCGGCGGCCGCAACGTGCGCATGCTCGCCGAGTGACCGCACGGCGGCGCGCCGGCGTACGGTGCCGGGATATTGCGACTCATGACTCCTCCCCTTTGGCCCCGTAGACCAGGCGCCATTCGCGGTTCGCGGCCAGTTGGCCGAACTCTTCCTCGGTGCCGTCGGGCCACAGCACTCGCACCATAGCGGCCGGCGCCGCGCCGAGGCCGAAGTGGAGCGCGGTGTCGTTGCCGGCGCCGAGGCTGGAGCCGCTCTTCACCTCCTGCATGCGCGGGCGGCCGTTGCCGGGGGTCACGAACACGCGCGCGCCGATCGCATCTCGGTTGACCGGCGGGCGGCCTTCGAGGCGCACCGTGAGCCAGTGGTTGCCCGCCCCCGCCAGCCCGGCGTTGCGGTACAGGGTGTAGCCCACGTCGAAGTTGCCGACCACGAAGTCGACCAGGCCGTCGCGGTCGTAGTCGGCGTACGCGACGCCCATGCTCGGCCGGGGCCGCTCGTGCCAGGACGGCGGCGTCGCGTCGACGTAGTTGCCGTAGCCGCGGTTACGGTACAGCACGTTGGCGTGCGGAAACAGCAGCCCGACGGACCCGGTGGAGGCCTGGAAGCGCTCGCCGTAGCCGCTGGCGGCCAGGAACAGGTCCAGCCAGCCGTCGTTGTCGAAGTCGAAGAACACCGTTCCCCAGCCGACGATGTTGCCGCCGCCGCCCCCCACGCCGGCCGCCTCGGTCGCGTTGCGGAAGCGGCCGCCCACGTTCTGCAGCAGCGCCATCGGCTCGCCCATGTCGGAGAAGTAGAAGTCCAGGTCCAGGTCGTTGTCGTAGTCGCCCACCGCCAGGCCCATGCCGTTGCGCACGGCGCCGGTGCGCGTCTCCGCCGAGGCGTCGCGCCAGCACCAGCCGCCGCACCCCGGCCCGTCGTTGCGCCACAGCACGTTGCCGACCGGATGCTCGACCATGTCGTTGACCACGTAGATGTCGGGGTCGCCGTCGTCGTCGAAGTCGGCGAAGCTGGCCGAGAAGGCGGCTCCCTGCAACTTGGCGCCGAGCAGCCCGGAGACGTCCTCGAAGGTGCCGTCGCCGCGGTTGCGGTACAGCCGGTCGCTGGCCAGGGCGGCGGCGCGCTCGCGCGGGCAGTCCGGGTAGCAGCGCCAGTTGGCGACGAACAGGTCCAGGAAGCCGTCGCCGTCATAGTCGCCCCAGGCCGCGGTGGCGCCCTTGCCGGCGTCGCCGACGCCGGCGGCCGCGGTGACGTCGCGGAAGCGCGCACCGCCCTCGTTGCGGAACAGGACGTTGGCGCCGTGGGTGAGCACGTACAGGTCGCGCCAGCCGTCGTTGTCGTAGTCGGCCCACACGGCGCCGCCGGTCCAGGCGTCGGCCAGCGCCACGTCGGCGGCCTGCCGGGGGACGCTGAAGGTACCGTCGCCGTCGTTCCGGTACAGCATGCTCGGG is a genomic window of Spirochaetaceae bacterium containing:
- a CDS encoding ABC transporter ATP-binding protein, which translates into the protein MSAILEVAHVSKRFHMGGILSRRYVEAVTDASFAIEERQPEVFTIVGESGSGKTTLARMMLGLEAPTTGEIRLSGRSMADRRGRAARIEFMRHAQPVFQNPFEAFNPLKRVDRYLEASARVLLGASGREAVDAAMDEALHKVGLSLAEVRGRYAHELSGGQLQRVAIARALIPNPEVLVADEPVSMVDASLRMSIVNLLRDLRDTLNVTVIYITHDLATAYYISDRIIIMQQGYIVEMGPAQAVLESPEHPYARLLKESVLPVDDPGAGRVQAPDRSLALAAAEQSGSGKLVARAGGRNVRMLAE
- a CDS encoding CRTAC1 family protein is translated as MAAVPAVAEAPDTAELFVVANEAAGIDAPHRGAWAEFVHDSFTSGYLGIGQAWGDWDNDGWVDLFLAGGQSPSMLYRNDGDGTFSVPRQAADVALADAWTGGAVWADYDNDGWRDLYVLTHGANVLFRNEGGARFRDVTAAAGVGDAGKGATAAWGDYDGDGFLDLFVANWRCYPDCPRERAAALASDRLYRNRGDGTFEDVSGLLGAKLQGAAFSASFADFDDDGDPDIYVVNDMVEHPVGNVLWRNDGPGCGGWCWRDASAETRTGAVRNGMGLAVGDYDNDLDLDFYFSDMGEPMALLQNVGGRFRNATEAAGVGGGGGNIVGWGTVFFDFDNDGWLDLFLAASGYGERFQASTGSVGLLFPHANVLYRNRGYGNYVDATPPSWHERPRPSMGVAYADYDRDGLVDFVVGNFDVGYTLYRNAGLAGAGNHWLTVRLEGRPPVNRDAIGARVFVTPGNGRPRMQEVKSGSSLGAGNDTALHFGLGAAPAAMVRVLWPDGTEEEFGQLAANREWRLVYGAKGEES